In Phaeobacter piscinae, one genomic interval encodes:
- the secA gene encoding preprotein translocase subunit SecA: MLGIGTLAKKVFGTPNDRKIKATRPLIAKINALEPEFEKLSDQDLQDKTAELRKRALDGESLDDLLPEAFANVREAARRALGLRAFDTQLMGGIFLHQGNISEMKTGEGKTLVATFPAYLNALTGKGVHVVTVNEYLAKRDSEWMGKVFAQLGMTTGVIWSGQPDAEKMAAYQSDVTYATNNELGFDYLRDNMKPSLDQVFQKHHNFAIVDEVDSILIDEARTPLIISGPAEDRSELYSTIDKLIPLLSDDHYELDEKTRGVTFTEDGNEYLEQQLIAHGLLEEGASLYDPESTTVVHHVNQALRAHKLFQRDKDYIVRDGEVVLIDEFTGRMMAGRRLSEGLHQAIEAKEEVKIQPENTTLASVTFQNYFRLYGKLSGMTGTAMTEAEEFAEIYGLGVVEVPTNRPIARKDEDDQVYRTAMEKYQAMINETKKAHENGQPVLLGTTSIEKSELLSQLLQKEGIKHNVLNARHHEQEAQIVADAGRLGAVTIATNMAGRGTDIKLGGNVEFKVLEAIAEDPDGDHEAIRARIEEAHVADEEAVKQAGGLFVMASERHESRRIDNQLRGRSGRQGDPGRTVFYLSLEDDLMRIFGSERLDKLLSTLGMKEGEAIIHPWVNKSLERAQAKVEGRNFDMRKNVLKFDDVMNDQRKVIFNQRREIMAAEDLSEIVADMRHEVIDDLLDAHMPAKTYADQWDSEGLQEQVREKLGLDVPVVDWAAEEGVDDEQIRERLVEASDAKMLEKTEAFGPETMRNIEKQVLLQTIDAKWREHLLTLEHLRSVVGFRGYAQRDPLNEYKNESFQLFENMLDTLRETVTQQLAHVRPISEDEQRQMMMQMAAQQAELQKAAAGGSAAAALQEAPADGFVEDDPSTWGNPSRNDKCPCGSGKKFKHCHGSLS, translated from the coding sequence ATGCTGGGTATCGGAACACTCGCCAAAAAGGTTTTCGGCACGCCGAATGACCGCAAAATCAAGGCGACACGGCCGCTGATTGCCAAGATCAACGCGCTGGAGCCCGAGTTCGAGAAACTCAGCGATCAGGATTTGCAGGACAAGACCGCCGAGCTGCGCAAACGCGCGCTGGACGGGGAAAGCCTGGATGACCTGCTGCCAGAGGCGTTCGCCAATGTGCGCGAAGCGGCGCGCCGGGCGTTGGGTCTGCGAGCCTTTGACACCCAGCTGATGGGTGGCATCTTCCTGCATCAGGGCAACATCTCCGAGATGAAGACCGGCGAGGGTAAGACCCTTGTTGCGACCTTCCCGGCCTATCTCAATGCGCTGACCGGCAAGGGTGTGCATGTTGTCACCGTCAACGAATACTTGGCCAAGCGCGACAGCGAATGGATGGGCAAGGTGTTTGCACAGTTGGGCATGACCACCGGTGTGATCTGGTCGGGTCAGCCTGACGCCGAGAAAATGGCTGCCTACCAAAGCGATGTCACCTATGCGACCAACAACGAGCTGGGCTTTGATTATCTGCGCGATAACATGAAGCCGTCGCTGGATCAGGTGTTCCAGAAACATCATAACTTCGCGATTGTGGATGAGGTCGACTCCATCCTGATCGACGAGGCCCGCACGCCGTTGATCATCTCCGGCCCGGCGGAAGACCGCTCCGAACTCTACTCCACCATCGACAAGCTAATCCCGCTGCTGAGCGATGATCACTACGAGCTGGACGAGAAAACCCGCGGCGTCACCTTCACCGAGGATGGCAACGAATACCTCGAACAGCAGCTGATCGCCCATGGTTTGCTCGAAGAGGGCGCGTCGCTCTATGATCCTGAGAGCACAACAGTCGTGCATCACGTCAACCAGGCCCTGCGCGCGCACAAGCTGTTCCAGCGCGATAAGGACTATATCGTACGTGATGGTGAAGTGGTTCTGATTGATGAATTCACCGGACGGATGATGGCGGGTCGCCGTCTCTCCGAGGGTCTGCATCAGGCCATCGAGGCCAAGGAAGAGGTGAAGATTCAGCCAGAAAACACAACGCTGGCCTCCGTGACCTTCCAGAACTACTTCCGCCTTTATGGCAAGCTGTCGGGCATGACCGGTACCGCAATGACCGAAGCCGAAGAATTTGCCGAAATTTACGGGCTTGGTGTTGTCGAAGTGCCAACCAACCGTCCGATTGCACGCAAGGATGAGGACGATCAGGTCTATCGCACCGCCATGGAAAAATACCAGGCGATGATCAATGAGACCAAGAAAGCCCATGAAAATGGGCAGCCGGTTCTTCTGGGCACTACCTCGATTGAGAAATCTGAACTGCTGAGCCAGCTTCTCCAGAAGGAGGGCATCAAACACAACGTGCTGAACGCCCGCCACCACGAGCAGGAAGCACAGATCGTCGCTGATGCTGGTCGCCTGGGTGCGGTGACCATCGCCACCAATATGGCGGGCCGGGGCACCGACATCAAACTGGGCGGCAACGTTGAGTTTAAGGTGCTTGAGGCGATCGCAGAAGACCCTGATGGGGACCATGAGGCCATTCGCGCCCGCATCGAAGAGGCGCATGTCGCCGATGAGGAAGCGGTCAAACAGGCCGGTGGTCTGTTTGTCATGGCCTCTGAGCGTCACGAAAGCCGTCGCATCGACAACCAGCTGCGGGGTCGTTCCGGCCGTCAGGGGGATCCGGGTCGCACGGTGTTCTACCTCAGCCTTGAAGATGACCTGATGCGGATCTTTGGGTCTGAGCGGCTGGATAAACTGCTCTCAACCCTGGGCATGAAGGAAGGCGAAGCGATTATTCATCCGTGGGTGAACAAATCTCTGGAGCGCGCGCAGGCGAAAGTCGAAGGCCGCAACTTCGACATGCGCAAGAACGTGCTGAAATTCGACGATGTCATGAACGACCAGCGCAAGGTGATCTTTAACCAGCGTCGTGAAATCATGGCGGCTGAGGATCTCTCGGAAATTGTCGCTGACATGCGCCACGAGGTGATCGACGACCTGCTGGATGCACACATGCCCGCCAAGACCTACGCGGATCAATGGGACAGCGAGGGGCTGCAGGAGCAGGTTCGCGAGAAGCTGGGTCTGGATGTTCCGGTTGTGGACTGGGCCGCGGAAGAGGGTGTCGATGACGAGCAAATTCGCGAACGTCTGGTGGAAGCCAGTGACGCGAAAATGCTCGAGAAGACTGAGGCCTTTGGCCCGGAAACCATGCGCAACATCGAAAAACAGGTTCTGCTGCAGACAATCGATGCGAAATGGCGCGAACATCTGCTGACGCTGGAGCATTTGCGCTCTGTCGTGGGTTTCCGTGGCTACGCGCAGCGCGACCCGCTCAACGAGTATAAAAACGAGAGTTTCCAGCTATTCGAGAATATGCTTGATACGCTGCGGGAAACCGTCACTCAGCAGCTGGCCCATGTACGCCCGATCAGCGAAGACGAGCAGCGCCAGATGATGATGCAGATGGCCGCGCAACAGGCCGAACTGCAGAAGGCTGCGGCGGGTGGTAGTGCAGCAGCAGCGCTGCAAGAGGCACCAGCAGATGGTTTTGTCGAGGACGATCCCTCCACTTGGGGCAATCCATCACGTAACGACAAATGCCCCTGTGGCTCCGGCAAGAAGTTCAAACACTGTCACGGCAGCCTCAGCTGA
- the nusA gene encoding transcription termination factor NusA: protein MAITSANQLELLQTAEAVAREKMIDPGLVVDAMEESLARAAKSRYGSEMDIRVSIDRKTGRATFTRVRTVVEDDALENYQAEMTVEQAKQYMADPSVGDVFVEEVPPVEMGRIAAQSAKQVILQKVREAERDRQYEEFKDRAGTIINGLVKREEYGNVIVDVGAGEAILRRNEKIGRESYRPNDRIRCFIKDVRREPRGPQIFLSRTAPEFMAELFKMEVPEIYDGVIEIKAVARDPGSRAKIAVISYDGSIDPVGACVGMRGSRVQAVVNELQGEKIDIIPWNEDQPTFLVNALQPAEVSKVVLDEEAGKIEVVVPEEQLSLAIGRRGQNVRLASQLTALDIDIMTEEEESARRQKEFEARTKLFMETLDLDEFFAQLLVSEGFTNLEEVAYVELDELLVIDGVDEGTAQELQARAADYLEAQAKAAIDAARALGAEDSLIDFDGLTPQMVEALAKDGIKTLEDFATCADWELAGGWTTNKGERVKDDGILEPFDVSLEDAQTLVMTARVLLGWVDPTELEADAEEDADIEDGEAEEGEA from the coding sequence ATGGCTATCACATCAGCAAACCAGTTGGAGCTTCTGCAGACCGCAGAAGCCGTGGCGCGCGAAAAGATGATCGACCCCGGTTTGGTTGTCGATGCGATGGAAGAAAGCCTGGCCCGGGCCGCCAAGAGCCGCTACGGCAGCGAAATGGATATCCGTGTGTCCATTGACCGCAAGACCGGTCGTGCGACCTTCACCCGTGTGCGCACCGTGGTCGAAGATGACGCGCTGGAAAACTACCAGGCGGAAATGACTGTTGAGCAGGCCAAACAGTATATGGCCGATCCGTCGGTTGGCGATGTTTTTGTCGAGGAAGTGCCTCCGGTCGAAATGGGCCGTATTGCCGCCCAATCCGCCAAGCAGGTGATCCTGCAGAAGGTGCGCGAAGCCGAGCGTGATCGTCAGTACGAAGAGTTCAAGGATCGTGCAGGCACCATCATCAATGGTCTGGTGAAGCGCGAAGAATACGGCAATGTTATCGTCGATGTGGGCGCTGGCGAAGCCATCCTGCGCCGCAACGAGAAAATTGGCCGCGAGAGCTACCGCCCGAACGACCGTATCCGTTGCTTCATCAAGGACGTGCGCCGTGAACCCCGTGGCCCGCAGATCTTCCTGTCGCGGACCGCGCCGGAATTCATGGCTGAGCTGTTCAAGATGGAAGTGCCGGAAATCTATGATGGTGTCATCGAGATCAAGGCCGTGGCCCGTGATCCCGGTTCGCGCGCGAAGATCGCTGTGATCAGCTACGACGGGTCCATTGATCCGGTCGGCGCCTGTGTCGGTATGCGTGGTTCGCGGGTGCAGGCCGTGGTCAATGAGCTGCAGGGTGAGAAGATCGACATCATCCCGTGGAACGAAGATCAGCCGACCTTCCTTGTGAACGCTTTGCAACCTGCTGAAGTGTCGAAGGTTGTTCTGGATGAAGAAGCTGGCAAGATCGAAGTTGTCGTGCCCGAGGAGCAGCTGTCGCTGGCCATCGGCCGTCGTGGTCAGAACGTGCGTCTGGCATCCCAGCTGACTGCGCTGGACATCGACATCATGACCGAGGAAGAGGAATCGGCCCGCCGTCAGAAGGAATTCGAGGCGCGCACCAAACTGTTCATGGAAACCCTGGATCTGGATGAGTTCTTCGCCCAGTTGCTGGTCTCCGAAGGTTTCACCAACCTCGAAGAAGTTGCCTATGTCGAGCTGGACGAACTGCTGGTCATCGACGGTGTTGACGAAGGCACCGCCCAAGAGCTGCAGGCCCGTGCTGCGGACTATCTGGAAGCGCAGGCAAAAGCAGCAATTGACGCGGCCCGTGCCTTGGGTGCTGAGGACAGCCTGATTGACTTTGACGGTCTGACGCCCCAAATGGTTGAAGCGTTGGCCAAGGATGGCATCAAGACGCTGGAAGATTTCGCCACCTGCGCGGATTGGGAGCTGGCCGGCGGCTGGACCACCAACAAAGGTGAGCGCGTCAAGGATGATGGTATTCTTGAACCCTTCGATGTGTCGCTGGAAGACGCCCAGACGCTTGTCATGACCGCCCGCGTTCTGCTGGGTTGGGTGGATCCCACCGAACTGGAAGCGGACGCCGAAGAAGACGCCGACATTGAAGACGGCGAAGCAGAAGAAGGCGAAGCCTGA
- the mutT gene encoding 8-oxo-dGTP diphosphatase MutT codes for MKMVLVSAVALIDVEGRVLLAQRPEGKSMAGLWEFPGGKVEAGETPEAALIRELEEELGINTWESCLAPLTFASHGYDDFHLLMPLFACRKWEGIPQAKEGQTLKWVRAQNLRDYPMPAADIPLIPILRDWL; via the coding sequence ATGAAGATGGTTCTTGTGTCCGCTGTCGCCCTGATTGATGTGGAAGGCCGCGTGCTGCTTGCGCAACGCCCGGAAGGAAAATCCATGGCAGGCCTATGGGAATTTCCAGGCGGCAAGGTGGAAGCGGGCGAAACCCCAGAGGCCGCATTGATCCGCGAACTGGAAGAAGAGCTTGGCATCAACACCTGGGAGTCCTGCCTGGCGCCGCTGACGTTTGCCAGCCACGGCTATGATGATTTTCATCTGCTGATGCCCCTGTTTGCCTGCCGCAAATGGGAGGGCATCCCGCAAGCCAAAGAAGGGCAAACCCTGAAGTGGGTGCGCGCGCAGAACCTGCGGGACTACCCGATGCCAGCCGCCGACATTCCTCTGATCCCGATTCTGCGCGACTGGCTGTAG
- the argJ gene encoding bifunctional glutamate N-acetyltransferase/amino-acid acetyltransferase ArgJ, with protein sequence MALPRSPLAPDHFPTLPQIAGVRFASAAAGVKYKDRTDVMLAVMDPGSAVAGVFTRSATRSAPVLDCQAKLASNDNDTAHGAAILVNSGNSNAFTGHYGQTSVAEITRTVADITGIPTARVFTASTGVIGEPLPHERIVSKIATLNDGLDGSAIEGAAEAIMTTDTFAKGAGATVEVDGKTVSIAGIAKGSGMIAPDMATMLVYIFTDAKIAQEDLQALLSQICDRTFNCITVDSDTSTSDSLMLCASGAAGVDVTGNADFALALEGVMLDLSHQVVRDGEGATKFVEIQVTGAMNDHDAKVHGLSIANSPLVKTAIAGEDPNWGRVVMAIGKSGAAADRDKLSISFGEVLVAEKGWVSPDYKEADGAAEMAKTEIVIKVDLGLAEGKSTVWTCDLTHQYISINADYRS encoded by the coding sequence ATGGCATTGCCCCGCTCTCCGCTTGCACCGGATCACTTTCCCACGCTTCCGCAAATCGCTGGGGTTCGATTTGCTTCCGCTGCGGCTGGTGTAAAATACAAAGATCGCACAGATGTGATGCTCGCCGTGATGGATCCGGGCAGCGCCGTGGCAGGCGTGTTCACCCGGTCCGCGACCCGCTCTGCACCGGTTTTGGACTGTCAGGCAAAACTGGCCTCAAACGACAATGACACCGCGCATGGCGCCGCCATTTTGGTTAACTCAGGCAATTCAAATGCCTTTACCGGGCACTATGGCCAGACCTCCGTTGCTGAGATTACCCGCACGGTTGCAGATATCACGGGTATTCCGACAGCTCGGGTGTTCACCGCCTCCACCGGCGTCATTGGTGAACCGCTGCCCCATGAGCGGATCGTGTCGAAGATTGCGACCCTGAACGACGGGCTGGACGGGTCAGCGATTGAAGGCGCTGCCGAAGCCATCATGACGACGGACACCTTCGCCAAAGGGGCCGGCGCCACGGTTGAGGTCGACGGTAAAACAGTCTCTATTGCGGGGATTGCCAAAGGCTCCGGCATGATTGCGCCAGATATGGCCACCATGCTTGTCTACATTTTCACTGATGCAAAGATCGCACAGGAAGACCTGCAAGCCCTCCTGTCGCAGATCTGCGATCGCACGTTCAACTGCATCACTGTGGACAGCGATACCTCGACCTCAGACAGTTTGATGCTCTGTGCTTCTGGCGCCGCTGGCGTTGATGTAACCGGCAATGCAGATTTCGCCCTCGCGCTGGAGGGCGTGATGCTGGACTTGTCGCATCAGGTGGTTCGTGACGGTGAAGGCGCGACCAAATTTGTCGAAATCCAAGTCACAGGCGCGATGAATGATCACGACGCCAAGGTCCACGGCCTCTCGATTGCCAACTCACCTTTGGTGAAGACCGCCATCGCGGGAGAGGATCCCAACTGGGGCCGTGTGGTGATGGCCATCGGAAAATCCGGCGCTGCTGCCGACCGGGACAAGCTGTCGATCTCCTTCGGAGAGGTGCTGGTCGCCGAAAAAGGCTGGGTTTCGCCCGACTACAAAGAGGCCGACGGCGCCGCCGAGATGGCAAAAACAGAGATTGTCATCAAGGTTGATCTGGGACTGGCAGAAGGGAAGAGTACCGTCTGGACCTGCGACCTGACGCATCAGTACATTTCCATCAACGCGGATTACCGGTCATGA
- a CDS encoding peptidylprolyl isomerase has translation MRKGLTYLSGLALAAALTLPMSATAEPHANTVVATVNGEEITIGHMIIARATLPQQYQQLPDDVLYDAILDQLIQQTSLKQELNGEVPKYVALSLENEARSLLAADVIEKVMENAASDEDLRSAYDEKYTDGTGGDEFNASHILVETEEDAAEIRAELDAGADFATLARERSTGPSGPNGGELGWFGKGRMVPEFEEAVLVMGAGDVSDPVQTQFGWHVIKLNDRRTSAAPTFDEVREELAAQMRQDAVEERVLSLTTAATIERPEIEDLDPSILKNLDLVRN, from the coding sequence ATGCGCAAAGGTCTCACTTATTTGTCAGGACTGGCCCTGGCAGCCGCTTTGACACTGCCCATGTCCGCAACTGCTGAACCCCATGCCAATACGGTGGTGGCTACGGTAAACGGTGAAGAGATCACAATCGGTCACATGATCATTGCCCGCGCGACATTGCCCCAGCAGTATCAGCAGCTGCCCGATGATGTTCTCTATGACGCGATCCTGGATCAGCTGATCCAGCAGACCAGTCTGAAGCAGGAGCTGAATGGCGAAGTGCCAAAATACGTGGCTCTGTCGCTGGAGAACGAGGCGCGGTCCCTGCTGGCGGCAGATGTCATTGAAAAGGTCATGGAAAACGCAGCCTCGGACGAAGATCTGCGTTCGGCCTATGATGAGAAATATACCGACGGTACAGGCGGCGATGAATTCAACGCCTCGCATATTCTGGTCGAGACCGAGGAAGATGCCGCCGAAATTCGCGCGGAACTGGATGCCGGTGCAGATTTTGCCACTCTGGCGCGCGAACGCTCCACTGGCCCGTCCGGTCCCAACGGCGGTGAACTGGGCTGGTTCGGCAAGGGCCGCATGGTCCCAGAATTCGAGGAAGCGGTTCTGGTGATGGGGGCTGGCGATGTCTCCGATCCGGTACAGACCCAATTTGGCTGGCACGTGATCAAGCTCAATGATCGGCGTACTTCCGCTGCGCCAACCTTTGATGAGGTTCGCGAAGAGCTGGCGGCGCAGATGCGTCAGGACGCGGTAGAAGAGCGCGTGCTCTCTTTGACCACAGCCGCCACCATTGAACGCCCGGAAATCGAAGATCTGGATCCCTCAATCCTGAAAAACCTCGATCTGGTAAGGAACTGA
- the rimP gene encoding ribosome maturation factor RimP, translated as MTNDLIAKAAIDRRLAEIITPVIEDLGFELVRIRLMSGKTTTLQIMADKPDGGIEVDGCAEISNAVSATLDVEDPILDSYALEVSSPGIDRPLTRLKDFEMFEGYEAKIETSELIDGRRRFKGELAGVEEDEVLINIQEHGETITIGLKFDWLSDAKLVLTDDLIKEMLRQRKAAGTLNEDAFDEIEADGSEEEKK; from the coding sequence ATGACCAATGACCTGATAGCCAAGGCAGCCATCGACCGTCGGCTTGCCGAGATCATCACTCCGGTGATCGAAGATCTCGGCTTTGAGCTGGTGCGTATTCGGCTGATGTCTGGCAAGACCACCACGCTGCAAATCATGGCGGATAAGCCGGACGGCGGCATTGAGGTTGATGGCTGTGCCGAGATCTCCAATGCGGTTAGTGCGACGCTGGATGTCGAGGATCCGATCCTCGACAGCTACGCACTGGAGGTGTCCAGCCCCGGTATTGATCGCCCTCTGACCCGCCTCAAGGACTTCGAGATGTTCGAAGGCTATGAAGCCAAGATTGAAACCAGCGAGCTGATCGATGGCCGCCGCCGTTTCAAGGGCGAGCTGGCCGGTGTTGAGGAGGACGAGGTTCTGATCAACATCCAGGAGCACGGCGAGACCATCACCATCGGTTTGAAGTTCGACTGGTTGAGCGACGCCAAACTGGTTCTGACCGACGATCTGATCAAAGAAATGCTGCGCCAGCGCAAAGCTGCGGGCACCCTGAACGAAGACGCATTCGACGAAATCGAGGCCGATGGGTCCGAAGAGGAGAAAAAGTAA
- the infB gene encoding translation initiation factor IF-2: MSDSDGKKTLGLRGGSRPGNVKQSFSHGRTKNVVVETKRKRVVVPKPTAAKGGSGATPSGDASRRPAGISDAEMARRLKALQAAKAREVEEAAQREAEEKARAEERERRRAEQEAKEREQREAEERARQKAEDEERKRVEAEAAAKRAASDAEKKKSEPASVRPAPGPSSQPRKGDRDRDDRQNRNAKGRNDGGGRRSGKLTLGQATGGEGGRQRSMASMKRKQERARQKAMGSVEREKVIRDVQLPEAIVVSELANRMAERVGEVVKSLMNMGMMVTQNQTIDADTAELIIEEFGHKVVRVSDSDVEDVIKEVEDKDEDLQSRPPVITIMGHVDHGKTSLLDAIRDARVVAGEAGGITQHIGAYQVKTEGGAVLSFLDTPGHAAFTSMRSRGAQVTDIVVLVVAADDAVMPQTIEAINHAKAAQVPMIVAINKIDKPAADPNKVRTDLLQHEVIVEAMSGEVQDVEVSAVTGQGLDELLEAIALQAEILELKANPDRAAQGAVIEAQLDVGRGPVATVLVQNGTLRQGDIFVVGEQYGKVRALINDKGERVQEAGPSVPVEVLGLNGTPEAGDVLNVTDTEAQAREIAEYREQAAKDKRAAAGAATTLEQLMQKAKEDENVSELPILVKADVQGSAEAIVQAMEKIGNNEVRVRVLHSGVGAITETDIGLAEASGAPVMGFNVRANTSARNSANQKGVEIRYYSVIYDLVDDVKAAASGLLSAEIRENFIGYAEIKDVFKVSNVGKVAGCLVTEGVARRSAGVRLLRDNVVIHEGTLKTLKRFKDEVAEVQSGQECGMAFENYDDVRKGDVIEIFEREEVTRTLD; encoded by the coding sequence ATGAGCGATAGTGACGGCAAAAAGACGTTGGGTCTTCGTGGTGGGTCCCGGCCCGGGAATGTGAAACAGAGCTTCAGCCACGGTCGGACCAAGAATGTCGTGGTGGAAACCAAGCGCAAACGCGTTGTGGTCCCCAAGCCGACCGCGGCAAAAGGGGGCTCCGGTGCGACGCCCTCCGGCGACGCATCGCGGCGTCCGGCTGGCATCAGCGATGCAGAGATGGCGCGCCGCCTGAAGGCGTTGCAGGCCGCCAAGGCCCGCGAAGTGGAAGAAGCGGCACAGCGCGAAGCTGAGGAGAAGGCCCGCGCTGAAGAGCGTGAGCGCCGCCGGGCCGAGCAGGAAGCCAAGGAACGCGAACAGCGCGAAGCTGAAGAGCGTGCCCGTCAGAAGGCTGAAGACGAAGAGCGCAAGCGCGTCGAGGCCGAAGCCGCTGCAAAACGCGCAGCCTCTGACGCTGAAAAGAAAAAATCTGAACCAGCCTCGGTACGCCCGGCCCCCGGCCCGTCCTCGCAGCCCCGCAAGGGTGACCGCGATCGCGACGACCGGCAGAACCGCAATGCCAAAGGTCGCAATGATGGTGGCGGTCGCCGCTCCGGGAAGCTGACACTTGGTCAGGCCACCGGTGGCGAAGGCGGTCGTCAGCGCTCCATGGCGTCAATGAAGCGTAAGCAGGAGCGTGCGCGTCAGAAGGCGATGGGCTCGGTTGAGCGTGAAAAGGTAATCCGTGACGTTCAGCTGCCTGAGGCAATTGTTGTCTCTGAGCTGGCCAACCGGATGGCGGAGCGTGTCGGCGAAGTTGTGAAATCGCTGATGAACATGGGCATGATGGTCACGCAGAACCAGACCATTGATGCCGATACCGCTGAGCTGATCATCGAAGAATTCGGCCACAAAGTTGTGCGTGTTTCCGATTCGGATGTCGAAGACGTCATCAAAGAAGTCGAGGACAAGGACGAGGATCTTCAATCGCGTCCGCCTGTGATCACCATCATGGGTCACGTTGACCACGGCAAAACCTCGCTGCTGGACGCAATCCGCGATGCGCGGGTTGTTGCTGGCGAGGCTGGTGGCATCACCCAGCACATCGGTGCCTATCAGGTGAAAACCGAAGGTGGCGCAGTACTGAGCTTCCTCGATACACCGGGTCACGCGGCCTTTACCTCCATGCGTTCGCGTGGTGCTCAGGTGACAGATATCGTGGTTCTGGTCGTCGCTGCTGACGATGCCGTGATGCCTCAGACGATTGAAGCGATCAACCACGCCAAGGCGGCGCAGGTTCCGATGATCGTCGCGATCAACAAGATCGACAAACCGGCAGCTGACCCGAACAAGGTCCGTACCGATCTGCTTCAGCACGAAGTGATCGTGGAAGCCATGTCTGGTGAGGTTCAGGATGTCGAAGTCTCTGCCGTTACCGGCCAGGGTCTTGACGAGCTGCTGGAAGCGATTGCGCTGCAGGCGGAAATTCTGGAACTGAAAGCCAACCCTGATCGTGCCGCGCAAGGTGCCGTGATCGAGGCGCAGCTGGATGTGGGCCGCGGCCCCGTTGCCACCGTTCTGGTTCAGAACGGGACGCTGCGTCAGGGCGATATCTTCGTTGTGGGTGAGCAATACGGTAAGGTCCGTGCGCTGATCAACGATAAGGGTGAGCGCGTGCAGGAAGCCGGGCCCTCGGTGCCGGTTGAGGTTCTTGGCCTCAACGGGACACCCGAAGCGGGCGATGTTCTGAACGTGACCGACACTGAGGCTCAGGCCCGTGAGATCGCTGAATATCGTGAGCAGGCAGCGAAAGACAAACGCGCTGCTGCGGGTGCTGCGACCACGCTGGAACAGCTGATGCAGAAGGCCAAGGAAGACGAGAACGTCTCCGAGCTGCCCATTCTGGTCAAGGCTGACGTGCAAGGCTCCGCCGAAGCTATCGTTCAGGCGATGGAGAAAATCGGCAACAACGAGGTACGCGTGCGCGTGCTGCACTCAGGCGTAGGTGCGATCACCGAGACCGATATCGGTCTGGCCGAGGCCTCCGGCGCGCCGGTCATGGGCTTCAACGTCCGTGCCAACACATCGGCGCGGAACTCCGCCAACCAGAAGGGTGTGGAGATCCGTTATTACTCGGTCATCTATGACCTTGTGGACGACGTGAAAGCTGCTGCCTCGGGTCTGCTGTCCGCAGAAATCCGCGAGAACTTCATTGGCTACGCCGAGATCAAGGACGTTTTCAAAGTGTCCAACGTCGGCAAGGTTGCGGGCTGTCTGGTCACCGAAGGTGTGGCACGCCGCTCCGCCGGGGTTCGTCTGCTGCGCGACAACGTCGTGATCCATGAAGGCACGCTGAAGACCCTCAAACGCTTCAAGGACGAAGTGGCCGAGGTTCAGTCGGGCCAGGAATGCGGCATGGCGTTTGAAAACTACGATGATGTCCGCAAGGGCGATGTGATCGAGATCTTCGAGCGCGAGGAAGTGACCCGCACGCTCGACTGA
- a CDS encoding RNA-binding protein produces the protein MARGGSDKDRSDGPERKCLATGEIQPKEGLIRFVVGPEGQVVPDVMGKLPGRGVYVTSTEAALRTAIKKKLFARGFKAPVTVPDGLEDEIKGQVLRRLIELISLARKSGDAVSGYEKVKDWLAKEHARVLIQASDGSGRGKSKLSTPHRGKFIGCLTADELGMAFGRQTVIHAALASGGLGKRVVEEAQRLQGLRETVGGKGRTEG, from the coding sequence ATGGCACGCGGTGGCAGTGACAAAGACCGGTCCGACGGACCGGAGCGAAAATGTCTGGCGACAGGCGAGATTCAGCCCAAGGAAGGGCTGATCCGCTTTGTTGTTGGTCCTGAAGGTCAGGTCGTCCCTGACGTGATGGGGAAGTTGCCGGGGCGTGGGGTCTATGTGACCTCAACCGAGGCTGCGCTTCGCACCGCGATAAAGAAGAAACTCTTTGCGCGCGGCTTCAAGGCGCCGGTAACGGTGCCTGATGGGCTGGAAGATGAAATCAAAGGTCAGGTGCTGCGGCGCCTGATCGAACTGATCAGCCTGGCGCGCAAGTCGGGCGATGCGGTCTCTGGCTATGAGAAGGTCAAGGACTGGCTGGCTAAGGAACATGCTCGTGTCTTGATTCAGGCTTCGGATGGATCGGGACGGGGCAAATCAAAATTAAGCACGCCGCACCGTGGGAAATTCATCGGATGCCTCACTGCGGATGAGCTGGGCATGGCCTTTGGGCGCCAAACTGTGATACATGCGGCGCTGGCCTCTGGTGGACTCGGCAAACGTGTTGTAGAGGAAGCGCAACGACTACAAGGTTTGCGCGAAACGGTGGGCGGCAAGGGCCGCACGGAAGGATAA